The Vicia villosa cultivar HV-30 ecotype Madison, WI unplaced genomic scaffold, Vvil1.0 ctg.001310F_1_1, whole genome shotgun sequence genome window below encodes:
- the LOC131634515 gene encoding uncharacterized protein LOC131634515, with the protein MKFFLTLKKVAHVLTEDIPIVPSGSIEITNGKSTAESDGTSKKDGVSKKYDGDSAAKEKAAADNLQLQKEIALWQENDYLCKHHILNSLADDLYDYYNNHKTAKQVWEALQKKYDTEEAGAKKYAVSRYLNYKMVDEKFVEAQSHEIQKIAHEIITEDLKNVLHHKTKEFSIESLINRLQIGEEARRQDQKDEVLVVSNNKKRFDAVLKPTDKPLKNQNRNAVNRIKNGNPSRAPSAPFARQEPPPQRNGAPVFTCNNCGKPGHMAKKM; encoded by the exons ATGAAGTTTTTCTTAACTCTGAAAAAGGTTGCCCACGTTCTGACTGAGGATATCCCTATTGTTCCTTCTGGATCAATCGAGATAACTAATGGTAAGTCAACTGCTGAATCAGATGGAACCTCCAAAAAGGATGGAGTTTCCAAAAAGTATGATGGAGACTCTGCTGCAAAAGAAAAAGCCGCAGCAGATAACTTACAGCTCCAAAAAGAAATTGCCCTATGGCAAGAAAATGATTACCTATGCAAACATCATATTCTGAACAGTCTTGCTGATGACCTGTATGATTACTACAATAATCACAAGACTGCTAAACAGGTTTGGGAAGCTCTCCAAAAGAAGTATGACACTGAAGAAgctggtgcaaagaaatatgctGTGAGTCGCTACTTGAACTACAAGATGGTGGATGAAAAGTTTGTGGAAGCACAAAGCCACGAGATTCAGAAAATTGCTCATGAAATCATTACTGAAG ATTTAAAAAATGTGCTTCACcacaaaacaaaagaattttCAATCGAGAGTCTGATTAATCGCCTCCAAATTGGAGAGGAAGCTCGGAGACAAGATCAGAAAGATGAAGTCTTAGTTGTTTCGAACAACAAAAAGAGATTTGATGCGGTTCTGAAGCCTACCGACAAACCATTAAAGAATCAGAACCGCAATGctgtgaaccgaattaagaatgggaatcCCTCTAGGGCCCCATCTGCTCCATTTGCTAGGCAGGAACCACCACCTCAGAGAAATGGCGCTCCAGTTTTTACTTGCAATAATTGTGGGAAACCGGGTCATATGGCAAAAAAAATGTAA